GACGCCATCATCAAGGGTTTCGGCCAGAGCCTCTCCGTCTTCGAGATCGGCTTCTTCATCGCCGTCTTCAGTCTCATCCCGGCCGCCTTTGCCAAGCCGAAAGGCGAACACTGGCGCGACAGCTTCCGCCTCAGGCATCCTGGGCTGGTCCACCTGCGCTCGTTTACCGGGGTGGCCTCGTCGATCCTGGTCACGGTGTCCTTCACCACCATTCCCTTCGCCGAGACCTATTCGCTGGTCTTCATGATGCCGCTCTTCATCACCGTGATGTCGGTGCTCATCCTGCGGGAACACGTCGATATCGTGCGCTGGTCCATGCTCACCCTGGGCTTTGTCGGTGTCATGCTGGTGGTGCGGCCCGGCTTTCGCGAACTGGAATTCGGCCACCTGACCGCCCTGCTCTGCGCCGTCTTCGGCGCCTCGACCACCACGATTTTGCGCGTCATAGCCCCGACCGAGAAGCGGGTGAGCCTGATC
This sequence is a window from Devosia ginsengisoli. Protein-coding genes within it:
- a CDS encoding DMT family transporter → MLYAVVAYSVYSCGDAIIKGFGQSLSVFEIGFFIAVFSLIPAAFAKPKGEHWRDSFRLRHPGLVHLRSFTGVASSILVTVSFTTIPFAETYSLVFMMPLFITVMSVLILREHVDIVRWSMLTLGFVGVMLVVRPGFRELEFGHLTALLCAVFGASTTTILRVIAPTEKRVSLIALPAIYVIVVNAVLMVPTFVMPTLQQFGLLAASGSLVGLGHILLISATRNAPASQVAPIQYVQIVWAIGLGAFFYFEYPDLLAYIGLAVVVLSGLVNVFVDGARARIAGRFAEYRAVRPGPPSNITEVQGPEI